The following proteins come from a genomic window of Verrucomicrobiota bacterium:
- the argA gene encoding amino-acid N-acetyltransferase, whose amino-acid sequence MKFPELRGILQYVTHFRDKLFVLAIDGDVLASENFSNILLDIAVLRSLNVRVVIVHGAGRQIQEAAAAQGVKITSADGLGVVDEPTLQLSISVAMRLANDVMEGLTQVDLQAAYANCIIAHSAGIIHGVDYQCAGKVDKVDVKLLDFLLREGVVPVIPPLGFDGQGRTFRVNSDLIALEVAEILKAAKLIFLSNFDGLVLDGQRIGHLVVGELEELLRKHRDKLPRNLASKLDHAARACHFGVPRVHLLNGNINEALLTEVFSNGGVGTMVYLNEYEQIRRLYKKDVRAVMSLIQQSVRSEELVRRTRAEILADIDDYWVLEIDGHIAGCVALYPCPEDEIGELACLYVSRSNENQGLGRKLMSFVENLARQRGFTRLFALSTQAYAYLEQKGGFVEAGPEILPPKRREKYEASGRNSRVLVKNLQSNPEVPPPVVAPELGIGSQWLVTRNG is encoded by the coding sequence ATGAAATTTCCGGAACTCCGCGGCATCCTGCAGTACGTCACGCATTTTCGCGACAAGCTTTTCGTACTCGCGATCGACGGCGACGTCCTGGCGTCGGAAAATTTTTCCAACATCCTGCTCGATATCGCGGTCTTGCGCTCGCTGAACGTACGGGTCGTGATAGTGCATGGCGCCGGCCGGCAAATCCAGGAGGCGGCCGCCGCCCAGGGCGTCAAGATCACCAGCGCGGACGGTCTGGGCGTCGTCGATGAGCCGACCCTGCAACTTTCGATCAGCGTGGCGATGCGCCTTGCCAACGACGTGATGGAAGGCCTGACGCAGGTGGATCTCCAGGCCGCCTACGCCAATTGCATCATTGCTCACTCGGCCGGGATTATTCATGGGGTTGACTACCAATGCGCCGGCAAGGTGGACAAGGTCGACGTCAAATTGCTCGATTTTCTGCTCCGGGAAGGGGTGGTCCCGGTGATTCCGCCCCTCGGCTTCGACGGCCAGGGGCGAACCTTTCGCGTCAATTCCGACCTGATTGCCCTCGAGGTGGCCGAAATCCTGAAGGCGGCCAAACTCATTTTTCTTTCCAACTTTGATGGCTTGGTCCTGGACGGTCAACGCATTGGCCACCTGGTCGTGGGCGAGCTCGAGGAACTCTTGCGCAAGCACCGGGATAAACTGCCGCGCAACCTGGCATCAAAACTGGACCACGCCGCGCGCGCCTGCCATTTCGGCGTGCCGCGCGTTCACCTGCTGAACGGCAACATCAACGAAGCGCTGTTGACCGAAGTGTTCAGCAACGGCGGCGTCGGCACCATGGTTTACTTAAACGAGTACGAGCAAATCCGGCGGCTGTACAAGAAGGACGTCCGCGCCGTCATGTCGCTGATCCAGCAATCGGTGCGCAGCGAGGAACTTGTCCGCCGGACCCGGGCCGAAATCCTGGCCGACATCGACGATTACTGGGTATTGGAAATCGACGGGCACATCGCCGGCTGCGTCGCCCTTTACCCGTGCCCGGAAGACGAGATCGGCGAATTGGCCTGCCTTTACGTCAGCCGATCGAACGAAAATCAGGGACTCGGCCGCAAATTGATGTCCTTCGTCGAGAACCTGGCGCGCCAGCGCGGGTTCACGCGGCTGTTTGCGTTGTCGACCCAGGCGTACGCCTACCTCGAGCAAAAGGGTGGCTTCGTCGAGGCCGGGCCGGAGATCCTGCCGCCCAAACGCCGCGAAAAGTATGAGGCCAGCGGCCGCAACTCACGGGTCCTGGTCAAGAATCTGCAGTCCAACCCTGAGGTTCCGCCTCCCGTGGTCGCGCCCGAACTCGGGATCGGCAGCCAGTGGCTGGTCACCCGTAACGGGTAA
- a CDS encoding sodium:solute symporter: MSSLAYVPPSCWIDLFVLLAYFTLIAGIGLWAGRSNRNLTEFALGGRSIPWWAVLASIIAAETSAATFLGTPTEGFKTRSFVYGQLAIGTVLARIIIAFTFIKPYYRYGVQSIYEFLELRFGPCTKNLASAIFLFTRVLGIGVRLYLGGAIIKVIWHYLFPGSEVNLTVYFTGILFITLLTTIYTAAGGIRAVVWTDFIQASLMLGSVALAIGLLLVSIPGGWHEVISRLGGFPPVLQLGFNPAAGFGSALKEMLEEPYTLAAALVASTFLTMSTHGTDQDMVQRMLTAPDFRKSQISLMLSGLADLPIAAGFLSVGILLWVYYQRFPDPQLPAADNEIFAYYIVSRMPVGVRGLIIAGVFATMMGSTSAALNALATSFTKDFYLPYLQRRRGPASAVRAARVATVVFGALMIGVATLAANAVLQNSKLTILPIALGCLGYTYGALLGVFLVGLLTRTRGRDETNIIAMLASMAAVLVLGRVKLPAVDPVALVLHGRWQEKLYDFGAPLPAWWPTVAFPWYVFIGCVTCIAVGILFRTPGERLRRMARIAGAPREVRPRDEAAEPLSGEVG, translated from the coding sequence ATGTCCTCGCTGGCTTACGTCCCACCATCCTGTTGGATCGACCTTTTTGTCCTCCTTGCCTATTTCACCCTGATCGCCGGCATCGGCCTCTGGGCGGGACGGTCCAATCGCAACCTGACCGAATTCGCCCTGGGGGGGCGCTCCATCCCGTGGTGGGCGGTGCTCGCCTCCATCATCGCCGCTGAGACCAGCGCCGCCACCTTTCTGGGTACCCCGACCGAAGGATTCAAGACCAGGAGCTTTGTTTACGGGCAACTCGCGATCGGCACCGTGCTCGCGCGCATCATCATCGCTTTCACGTTCATCAAGCCGTATTACCGGTATGGGGTCCAGAGCATTTACGAGTTCCTGGAACTGCGGTTCGGTCCCTGCACGAAAAATCTCGCGAGCGCAATCTTTCTGTTTACCCGGGTGCTGGGCATAGGCGTGCGCCTCTACCTCGGGGGCGCGATCATCAAGGTCATCTGGCACTACCTTTTTCCGGGTTCGGAAGTTAACCTGACCGTTTACTTCACGGGGATTCTGTTCATCACCCTGCTTACTACCATTTACACCGCCGCCGGCGGGATCCGGGCGGTCGTGTGGACCGACTTCATCCAGGCGTCGCTCATGCTCGGTTCCGTCGCGCTGGCGATCGGGCTTTTGTTAGTTTCCATTCCCGGCGGCTGGCATGAAGTGATAAGCCGGTTAGGAGGGTTCCCGCCCGTCCTGCAGTTAGGATTCAATCCCGCCGCCGGCTTCGGTTCCGCGCTCAAGGAAATGCTGGAGGAGCCGTACACGCTGGCTGCCGCCCTGGTGGCTTCTACCTTCCTGACCATGTCAACCCACGGCACCGATCAGGACATGGTCCAGCGCATGCTCACCGCGCCTGACTTCCGCAAATCGCAGATCTCACTGATGCTGAGCGGTCTCGCCGACCTGCCGATTGCCGCGGGTTTTCTGTCGGTGGGCATCCTTCTCTGGGTCTACTACCAACGCTTTCCTGACCCGCAGTTGCCGGCCGCGGATAACGAGATCTTTGCCTACTACATCGTCTCCCGGATGCCGGTGGGCGTCCGCGGCCTGATCATCGCAGGGGTCTTCGCAACCATGATGGGCTCGACTTCGGCCGCCCTGAATGCGCTCGCCACGAGTTTCACCAAGGATTTTTACCTGCCGTACCTGCAGCGGCGGCGCGGCCCGGCATCGGCCGTCAGAGCGGCTCGGGTGGCCACCGTGGTTTTCGGCGCCCTGATGATCGGCGTGGCCACGCTCGCCGCCAACGCCGTCCTGCAGAATTCCAAGCTGACGATCCTGCCGATCGCGCTGGGCTGCCTCGGCTACACCTACGGTGCCTTGCTCGGGGTTTTCCTCGTCGGGTTGCTCACGCGCACGCGCGGACGGGACGAAACTAACATTATTGCGATGTTAGCCAGTATGGCTGCCGTCCTGGTGCTGGGACGTGTGAAGCTTCCGGCTGTCGATCCGGTCGCCCTGGTGCTCCACGGGCGATGGCAGGAGAAGCTGTACGATTTCGGTGCGCCGCTGCCGGCCTGGTGGCCGACCGTCGCCTTCCCGTGGTACGTCTTCATCGGCTGCGTGACCTGTATCGCCGTGGGCATTCTCTTTCGTACCCCCGGTGAACGCCTCAGGAGGATGGCCAGGATCGCAGGGGCGCCCCGCGAGGTACGCCCCCGGGATGAAGCCGCCGAACCGTTGAGCGGCGAAGTAGGGTAG
- a CDS encoding OmpA family protein gives MASFSEDLMADTSVSLRPWIIPALSLSIAFHGALFYAFSQKTLARFESPDQPRLVPRVFSVNRLQVDQKLLQPEAKKPEKPASLSSGQPASAQTLAQFDGSFEKDIDKIREVRATPEVNSPAVPDIKDKPSVEAQSALNAAAEAKAENALAIDKELNEVRQQLLDDKPDVATRPKISSGKGNNPGRTLDADAADSMAAGTGGIPAGFSNLDTLLTSSGKVGGGTAPILMPTDLLFDYNSATLRPGAAASLEKLGHLIQRNPQAVFRVEGHTDSFGSDQYNLDLSRRRAETVKAWLVQNMNIDAGRVQAQGFGTAHLLVPADRSVEQQQLNRRVEIVIRTK, from the coding sequence ATGGCTTCATTCTCTGAGGACCTGATGGCGGACACTTCGGTCTCGTTGCGCCCCTGGATTATCCCTGCGTTGTCGCTGTCAATTGCGTTCCATGGAGCACTGTTCTATGCCTTCAGCCAGAAGACGCTTGCCCGCTTCGAATCGCCGGATCAGCCGCGGCTGGTGCCGCGCGTGTTCAGCGTAAACCGGTTGCAGGTCGACCAGAAGCTCTTGCAGCCGGAAGCAAAAAAACCGGAGAAACCGGCCAGCCTGAGCAGTGGCCAACCGGCCTCGGCGCAAACGCTGGCGCAGTTTGATGGGTCCTTCGAAAAGGATATCGACAAGATCAGGGAGGTCCGGGCAACGCCGGAAGTCAACTCGCCGGCCGTGCCGGACATTAAAGATAAACCGAGCGTGGAGGCCCAGTCGGCGCTGAATGCCGCGGCCGAGGCAAAGGCGGAAAACGCCCTGGCTATCGACAAGGAACTGAACGAGGTCAGGCAACAATTGCTCGATGATAAGCCCGACGTGGCAACGCGGCCCAAAATTTCCTCCGGGAAAGGAAACAACCCCGGCCGTACCCTTGATGCGGATGCGGCGGACAGCATGGCTGCGGGAACAGGCGGTATCCCTGCCGGATTCAGCAACCTGGATACTTTACTCACCAGTTCAGGCAAGGTCGGCGGCGGCACCGCCCCGATCTTGATGCCGACCGACCTGCTGTTCGATTACAATTCCGCGACGCTGCGTCCCGGTGCGGCCGCCAGCCTTGAAAAACTGGGGCACCTGATCCAGCGTAACCCGCAAGCGGTATTCCGCGTTGAAGGTCACACCGACTCTTTCGGAAGTGATCAATACAATCTCGACCTGAGCCGTCGCCGGGCCGAAACGGTAAAGGCCTGGCTGGTGCAGAACATGAACATCGACGCCGGTCGCGTGCAGGCCCAGGGCTTCGGCACCGCCCACCTTTTGGTTCCGGCAGATCGTTCGGTGGAACAACAACAGCTTAACCGCCGGGTCGAGATCGTGATCAGGACAAAGTAG
- a CDS encoding HAD family phosphatase — translation MMNLQALVFDFDGLVVNTEEPGFVSWRELYEEFGQTLTLQDWTAATGYVGGFDPHRHLEGLLGRSLDWSVLAPRREARNWELTLREPVLPGIEPLMSAARTAGLRLGVASNSGSGWVEDGLHRLGLRRFIDAVVTRDMVLNPKPAPDMYLKCVQTLGVAPAAAVALEDSEPGARAAKNAGLTVIAIPNQFSALQDLSFVDLKVASAAELDLDRLRALVRAGAGDASSSGERSMAAAVSPP, via the coding sequence ATGATGAATTTACAGGCCCTGGTTTTTGATTTTGACGGCCTCGTCGTTAATACCGAGGAGCCCGGTTTCGTCAGCTGGCGCGAGCTCTACGAGGAGTTTGGGCAGACGCTGACGCTCCAGGATTGGACGGCGGCCACGGGGTACGTTGGAGGATTCGACCCGCACCGGCACCTTGAAGGGTTGCTGGGCCGCTCGTTGGATTGGTCGGTCCTCGCACCCCGGCGCGAGGCGCGGAATTGGGAATTGACGTTGCGGGAGCCGGTTCTGCCCGGAATCGAGCCGTTGATGTCGGCCGCCAGGACCGCGGGACTGCGGCTCGGGGTCGCGAGCAATTCGGGTTCAGGCTGGGTCGAGGATGGTTTGCACCGCCTCGGTCTGCGCCGTTTCATTGATGCGGTCGTTACCCGGGACATGGTGCTCAACCCGAAGCCTGCCCCGGACATGTATCTGAAATGCGTGCAGACCCTGGGGGTCGCCCCGGCCGCTGCCGTCGCGCTGGAGGACTCGGAACCCGGAGCTCGGGCCGCGAAAAATGCCGGCCTCACGGTGATTGCGATCCCGAACCAGTTCAGCGCGCTGCAAGACCTGTCCTTCGTCGATCTCAAGGTCGCCAGCGCTGCCGAACTCGATCTGGACCGGCTCCGGGCCCTGGTGCGCGCCGGAGCCGGAGACGCGTCTTCGTCCGGTGAGCGCTCGATGGCTGCCGCCGTTTCCCCGCCATGA
- the dnaN gene encoding DNA polymerase III subunit beta, with protein MKFSVSKDKLLEGLSIVQNIVSTRTTLPILSNVLLQAGEGEIRLTTTDLDVGVRGTIDAQVEKPGATTLPARRLFSIVRELPASEIYVDVDAKNLASIRSGSSFFKILGLPEEEFPPLARFENPKTFTVAQKDLKDGLKKTSYAISTDETRYVLNGILFSFRDNKLTLVATDGRRLALVDVEFEFPEGQDIDIIVPTKAVAELQRLVHDEGEVKVSVGENQIAFELNRTLLVSKLIEGNYPNYRQVIPAEAKERVTLERETFLNAVRRVSLLASEKSNSVKLIFSKGNIDIVATTPDVGEAKESLAVMYKGRDFSIAFNPEFLMAPLRNLSNDEVYLDLIDEMSPGVIKVQSPFLYVLMPMRLS; from the coding sequence ATGAAATTCAGCGTCAGTAAGGACAAGCTCCTTGAAGGCCTTTCCATCGTTCAAAACATTGTGAGCACACGAACGACGCTGCCGATCTTATCGAACGTGTTGCTTCAGGCCGGCGAGGGCGAGATTCGACTGACGACGACCGACCTCGACGTGGGGGTGCGCGGCACCATTGATGCCCAGGTCGAAAAGCCCGGGGCGACCACGCTCCCGGCACGGCGGCTTTTCTCGATCGTTCGCGAGCTGCCTGCGTCGGAAATTTATGTCGATGTCGACGCCAAAAACCTGGCCTCCATCCGCAGCGGCTCCAGCTTCTTCAAAATCCTCGGGCTGCCCGAAGAGGAATTTCCGCCCCTGGCCCGGTTTGAAAACCCGAAAACCTTTACCGTCGCGCAAAAAGACCTGAAGGATGGCCTGAAGAAGACCTCGTACGCCATCTCCACGGACGAGACCCGCTACGTGCTCAATGGCATTTTGTTCTCGTTCCGCGACAACAAGCTCACCCTGGTCGCAACCGATGGCCGGCGCCTGGCGCTGGTTGACGTGGAGTTCGAATTTCCGGAGGGTCAGGACATCGATATCATCGTACCGACCAAGGCGGTGGCGGAACTCCAGCGGTTGGTGCATGACGAAGGTGAGGTTAAAGTCAGCGTGGGCGAAAACCAGATCGCGTTCGAGCTTAACCGGACGTTGCTGGTATCAAAGCTCATCGAGGGTAACTACCCGAACTACCGTCAGGTCATCCCGGCCGAGGCGAAAGAGCGGGTCACACTCGAAAGGGAGACGTTCCTGAACGCCGTGCGCCGCGTCTCGCTGCTGGCCAGCGAGAAATCCAATTCGGTGAAGCTGATCTTCAGCAAAGGCAACATCGACATCGTGGCGACCACGCCGGATGTCGGTGAGGCGAAAGAATCGCTGGCGGTGATGTACAAAGGACGCGACTTCTCCATCGCGTTCAATCCTGAGTTCCTCATGGCGCCGTTGCGTAACCTTAGTAACGACGAAGTTTATCTGGACCTCATCGACGAGATGAGCCCGGGCGTCATCAAGGTTCAGAGCCCATTCCTGTACGTGCTCATGCCGATGAGGCTGAGTTAG
- a CDS encoding ubiquinone/menaquinone biosynthesis methyltransferase, with protein sequence MKGAYTAQDARSIQLMFARIASRYDLANTLLSAGMDHFWRRYVARQVAAWRPRRVLDLASGSGALASAIQRAIPGAEVVGADFCAPLLLRSRRRRLSRLVVADALALPFADTAFDVVTVAFGLRNMASYHRALSEMRRVLAPGGHLVILDFSLPTGPWLPLYRLYLHHVLPRFAGWLTGVADAYEYLGQSIEAFPRGHRMMALLNEVGFTAETCRPLSTGVVSVYIARREG encoded by the coding sequence ATGAAGGGCGCGTACACGGCCCAGGATGCACGGTCCATCCAGCTCATGTTTGCCCGGATCGCGTCGCGGTACGACCTGGCTAATACCCTGCTGAGCGCCGGCATGGATCATTTCTGGCGGCGATACGTCGCCCGGCAGGTGGCCGCCTGGCGTCCCCGCCGCGTGCTGGATCTCGCCTCAGGAAGCGGCGCCCTGGCGTCAGCCATTCAGCGCGCGATTCCGGGCGCGGAGGTGGTCGGAGCCGATTTTTGTGCGCCGCTGTTGCTCCGTTCGCGCCGCCGCCGCTTGTCGCGCCTCGTCGTCGCCGATGCGCTGGCTTTACCTTTTGCCGATACCGCGTTCGACGTCGTTACCGTCGCGTTCGGCTTGCGCAACATGGCCTCGTACCACCGGGCGTTGTCCGAAATGCGTCGCGTGCTGGCCCCCGGCGGCCACCTGGTCATTCTGGATTTCTCGCTTCCAACCGGGCCCTGGCTCCCGTTGTACCGCCTGTACCTCCACCACGTGCTGCCGCGTTTCGCCGGCTGGCTGACCGGCGTTGCCGACGCCTACGAATACCTGGGCCAAAGTATCGAAGCCTTTCCCCGCGGCCACCGTATGATGGCACTCCTGAACGAGGTCGGGTTCACGGCGGAAACGTGCCGGCCCCTCTCCACCGGCGTCGTGTCCGTCTACATCGCGAGGCGGGAGGGGTAG
- the dnaA gene encoding chromosomal replication initiator protein DnaA, whose amino-acid sequence MENTLRRIWEEIANGIRPHVSPDAFQRWFAALELVQTDEAALVLQVPNTIYQLWIESNYLSLVHGAVASVLGSPREIRFVVAETERAPAPAAEPTEPEPAAAAAAAGAGGGGGTVTASPDGVSPDGITPDGASARLADKDAEVASTHGMNPRNTFDTFVVGSNNQFAHAAALAVAQSPAKTYNPLFMFGDVGLGKTHLMHAIGQQVLERKKGVKVMYLSSEKFTNEFIDAIQHNTLVKFRKRYRQADILLIDDIHFLAGKERSQEEFFHTFNTLFDGRKQIVLSSDRPPTEITNLEQRLVSRFEWGLTAELQPPDIETRLAILRKKAQALHVQLAPEVLDFLAQRVRTNVRRLEGALMRVASYASLSGREVSQDAVEQLLRDILQEEARKTITIDQIQRKVAEHFDVRLADMTSKRRPANIAFPRQVAMYLARRHTKASLNEIGDAFGGRDHGTVLHACKTVQNRMTREDQTRQLILLLDNLLDR is encoded by the coding sequence ATGGAAAACACCTTGCGCCGTATCTGGGAGGAAATTGCCAACGGCATACGTCCCCACGTGAGTCCGGACGCGTTCCAGCGCTGGTTCGCAGCCTTGGAACTGGTGCAAACGGATGAGGCGGCGCTCGTGCTCCAGGTTCCGAACACGATCTATCAGCTTTGGATTGAGAGCAATTACCTGAGCCTGGTGCATGGCGCCGTGGCGTCGGTGCTCGGCAGCCCGCGCGAGATCCGTTTCGTGGTGGCCGAAACGGAACGCGCGCCTGCGCCCGCGGCCGAACCCACGGAGCCGGAACCGGCGGCGGCGGCAGCAGCAGCAGGCGCAGGAGGAGGGGGGGGGACGGTGACCGCGTCCCCGGACGGGGTGTCGCCCGACGGGATCACGCCGGACGGAGCGTCGGCGCGCCTCGCCGACAAGGATGCCGAGGTGGCGTCGACCCACGGCATGAACCCCCGGAACACGTTCGACACGTTCGTGGTGGGTTCAAACAACCAGTTTGCGCACGCGGCCGCCCTCGCCGTGGCCCAGTCACCCGCCAAGACCTACAACCCGCTTTTCATGTTCGGCGACGTCGGCCTGGGCAAAACCCACTTGATGCACGCCATCGGCCAGCAAGTGCTGGAACGCAAAAAGGGCGTCAAAGTGATGTACCTTTCCAGCGAGAAGTTCACCAACGAATTCATCGACGCCATTCAGCACAACACGCTGGTCAAGTTTCGCAAACGCTACCGTCAGGCCGACATCCTTCTGATCGACGATATTCATTTCCTGGCCGGCAAAGAGCGGTCCCAGGAGGAATTCTTTCACACGTTCAATACCCTGTTCGACGGCCGTAAACAAATCGTGCTCTCGAGCGACCGGCCCCCCACGGAGATCACCAACCTCGAGCAACGGCTCGTCTCGCGGTTCGAATGGGGCCTGACGGCTGAGCTCCAACCGCCGGACATCGAGACGCGCCTGGCGATTCTGCGCAAGAAAGCGCAAGCCCTGCACGTCCAGCTCGCCCCTGAGGTGCTGGATTTCCTGGCCCAACGCGTGCGCACCAACGTCCGGCGGCTGGAGGGGGCCTTGATGCGGGTGGCGTCGTACGCATCACTAAGCGGACGCGAGGTTTCGCAGGATGCGGTCGAACAGTTGCTGCGCGACATCCTGCAGGAAGAGGCCAGAAAAACGATCACGATCGATCAGATCCAACGGAAGGTGGCAGAACATTTCGACGTGCGCCTGGCTGATATGACCAGTAAACGCCGGCCGGCCAATATCGCCTTTCCGCGCCAGGTGGCCATGTACCTGGCAAGGCGCCACACCAAAGCCTCCCTTAACGAAATCGGCGATGCGTTTGGAGGCCGTGACCACGGGACCGTGCTGCACGCCTGCAAAACCGTTCAGAACCGGATGACCCGCGAGGATCAAACGCGCCAATTGATCCTCTTGCTCGACAACCTGCTGGACCGGTGA
- a CDS encoding OmpA family protein, which produces MGEVNVKEKKANPRRAKTPAGVWLIVALTLLFGLGGFGIAAFIAIRALRAGKGAGITEVQPARSPAVTTPVPNVTMVPSSPASATPPLQPRFTEFASPSPAAQEQRILAPGAPSPAGPVNTSRAAQASPDSKAPGTTPDSSPADSTSPEPMPAMAVAAELGITTAPDPSASPAPGGSNRTDPAGNSSPPDQAAAAPTGPDAHDNAPILLKKDPEEEQRVRQEVLVRIDLLKELTKAEKDHLYAQVERARGFTKLAIVPFSSGRIWPENNQVEHLLSYLRRPNFQTLFEDPTIVLVCAGYADRTGSEAQNLEISHRRAANMVHILQSQTKIRNLMRAVGMGGSDMFDKSDAAKNRVVEIWLVQP; this is translated from the coding sequence ATGGGTGAAGTAAATGTGAAGGAGAAAAAGGCAAACCCGCGCCGTGCGAAAACGCCGGCAGGCGTTTGGCTGATCGTCGCGCTGACGTTGCTTTTCGGGTTAGGCGGCTTCGGCATCGCCGCTTTTATCGCGATCAGGGCGCTGCGGGCCGGCAAAGGCGCCGGCATTACCGAGGTTCAACCGGCGCGCTCTCCGGCCGTTACCACCCCGGTGCCGAATGTGACGATGGTTCCTTCCTCGCCGGCATCGGCCACGCCACCGCTGCAGCCGCGCTTCACGGAGTTTGCAAGCCCGAGCCCGGCCGCTCAAGAGCAGCGGATTCTCGCTCCTGGCGCGCCCTCACCCGCCGGCCCGGTGAATACGAGCCGGGCGGCTCAAGCATCCCCTGATTCGAAAGCGCCCGGAACGACGCCGGATTCAAGCCCGGCTGACTCAACCTCCCCTGAGCCAATGCCGGCCATGGCCGTGGCCGCTGAGCTCGGGATCACGACCGCTCCCGATCCGAGTGCCAGCCCGGCTCCGGGCGGCAGCAACCGCACCGATCCTGCCGGCAATTCGAGTCCGCCGGACCAGGCAGCAGCTGCCCCGACCGGACCGGATGCGCATGATAATGCTCCGATTCTGCTAAAAAAGGATCCTGAGGAGGAGCAACGCGTGCGCCAGGAGGTGCTGGTGCGCATCGATCTCCTTAAAGAACTTACCAAAGCCGAAAAAGATCACCTTTATGCCCAGGTCGAACGTGCACGCGGATTCACCAAGCTCGCCATCGTGCCTTTTTCGAGCGGCCGGATCTGGCCCGAAAACAACCAGGTCGAGCATCTCCTGTCGTACCTGCGCCGCCCGAATTTTCAGACGCTTTTTGAAGATCCAACGATTGTGCTGGTCTGTGCCGGTTACGCCGATCGTACAGGTTCAGAGGCGCAGAACCTGGAAATATCGCACCGCCGGGCCGCAAACATGGTCCACATCCTGCAAAGCCAGACCAAAATCAGGAACCTGATGCGGGCGGTCGGCATGGGCGGCTCGGACATGTTCGATAAGAGTGACGCGGCCAAAAATCGAGTCGTGGAAATCTGGCTCGTGCAACCCTGA
- a CDS encoding glycine--tRNA ligase: MERMEKIVSLCKRRGFVFQTSEIYGGLNGCWDYGPLGVELKRNLKDFWWRRMVRERDDVVGLDGSILMNRQVWQASGHEATFSDPMVDCRNCKSRLRADQLPLKNDKPQCPVCGSQDLTEPRAFNLMFKTYVGATEDDSSLTYLRPETAQSIFVQFRNVLEVSRKKLPFGIAQIGKAFRNEINPRNFTFRSREFEQMELEYFCRPEQGPELLEYWLGERLAFYRNIGLSDDLLHVHKIPPEECAHYSKGTYDIEFRFPFGVQELEGVAYRTDYDLKQHQEFSGKPLTYFDEETKQHFIPHVVEPSAGVDRTALALICAAYDEETVTDEKGKAETRTVLRFHPRMAPVKCGVFPLVKNNERLVARAREVFGLIRSRMQVFYDESGAIGRRYRRQDEIGTPFCVTVDFDTIGENGPANQDTVTIRYRDSMKQDRLAIKDIPAFLAQQLE, translated from the coding sequence ATCGAACGAATGGAAAAGATCGTCAGCCTTTGCAAGCGGCGTGGGTTCGTCTTCCAAACCAGTGAAATTTATGGCGGTCTGAACGGTTGCTGGGATTATGGCCCGCTTGGGGTGGAACTCAAACGCAACCTCAAAGACTTTTGGTGGCGGCGGATGGTCCGGGAACGGGACGACGTGGTCGGGCTCGACGGGTCCATTCTGATGAACCGCCAAGTCTGGCAGGCCAGCGGGCACGAAGCAACTTTCAGCGACCCGATGGTGGATTGCAGAAATTGCAAGTCGCGCCTGCGCGCCGACCAGCTGCCGCTTAAGAATGACAAGCCGCAATGCCCGGTCTGCGGAAGCCAGGACCTTACCGAACCGCGGGCCTTTAACCTGATGTTCAAAACGTACGTCGGCGCCACCGAGGACGACTCGTCGCTGACCTACCTGCGCCCCGAGACCGCCCAGTCGATTTTCGTCCAGTTCAGGAACGTCCTGGAAGTTTCCCGGAAAAAGCTCCCGTTCGGCATTGCTCAGATCGGGAAGGCGTTCCGCAACGAGATCAACCCGCGCAACTTCACATTCCGGTCCCGGGAATTCGAGCAGATGGAACTCGAATATTTCTGTCGTCCGGAGCAAGGACCAGAATTACTCGAATATTGGTTAGGAGAGCGTTTGGCGTTTTACCGTAATATTGGGCTTTCCGACGACCTGCTGCACGTGCACAAAATCCCGCCAGAAGAATGCGCCCATTACTCGAAAGGAACTTATGATATTGAGTTCCGGTTTCCGTTCGGGGTTCAGGAACTCGAAGGGGTGGCTTACCGCACCGATTACGACCTCAAGCAGCATCAGGAGTTCAGCGGCAAACCGCTGACCTATTTCGATGAGGAAACCAAGCAGCATTTCATTCCGCACGTGGTGGAGCCGAGCGCAGGAGTCGACCGGACGGCGCTCGCGTTAATCTGCGCCGCCTACGATGAGGAGACGGTGACCGACGAGAAAGGGAAGGCTGAGACCCGAACCGTGCTCCGGTTCCATCCGAGGATGGCACCGGTCAAATGCGGCGTGTTCCCTCTGGTCAAAAACAACGAGCGTCTGGTCGCCCGGGCGCGCGAGGTGTTCGGGCTGATCCGCTCGCGCATGCAGGTTTTCTATGACGAATCAGGCGCGATCGGACGCCGGTACCGGCGGCAGGATGAGATTGGAACGCCATTTTGCGTAACGGTGGATTTCGATACGATTGGCGAGAATGGGCCGGCCAACCAGGACACCGTGACCATCCGGTACCGTGACTCCATGAAGCAGGATCGTCTCGCGATCAAGGACATCCCGGCTTTTCTGGCGCAACAACTGGAGTGA